A DNA window from Gillisia sp. Hel1_33_143 contains the following coding sequences:
- a CDS encoding asparagine synthetase B, whose protein sequence is MLFLFVISLPVHSSSLIIPMDADSQTNHLKAYGITYFALQNKLRVQWLLNYRGGSFLISDTEELQKECKIRGVSYEELSDAKTIALLEEISSPSKNMEAVILEKAPKIAVYAPSGNKPWDDAVTMVLSYAEIPYETIYDEEVLSDVLLLYDWLHLHHEDFTGQYGKFYRNYRTTPWYIKEKKEAEALALNLGYKKVSQEKLAVALKIRNYVVGGGFMFAMCSATDSFDITLAAEGLDIVEPMFDGDASDAGYQSKIDFNATFAFTNFLLERDPMKYEFSSIDMTEKRSVSVETDYFTLMDFSAKWDPIPAMLNQNHTALVKGFMGQTTAFDPEFLKSKILVLGENKINGEARYIHGIKGKGFFTFYGGHDPEDYQHRVGDPKTELSLHPNSPGYRLILNNILFPAAKKKKIKT, encoded by the coding sequence ATGCTCTTTTTATTTGTTATAAGCCTACCTGTCCATAGCTCATCTTTGATAATCCCTATGGATGCAGATAGCCAAACCAATCACCTCAAAGCTTATGGAATTACATATTTTGCCCTTCAAAATAAGCTAAGAGTGCAATGGCTCCTAAATTACAGAGGAGGCTCCTTTCTAATCTCAGATACAGAAGAATTACAGAAGGAATGTAAAATTAGAGGCGTCTCCTATGAAGAATTAAGCGATGCAAAAACTATTGCCTTATTGGAAGAGATATCAAGTCCTTCCAAAAATATGGAGGCTGTAATTCTAGAGAAAGCACCTAAAATTGCCGTATATGCACCCTCAGGAAATAAACCATGGGATGATGCTGTAACTATGGTCTTGTCTTATGCAGAAATTCCATATGAAACTATTTATGATGAGGAGGTGTTAAGTGATGTTTTGCTTTTATATGATTGGTTGCATTTGCATCATGAAGATTTTACAGGTCAATATGGAAAATTTTATCGAAATTATAGAACTACACCCTGGTATATAAAAGAGAAAAAAGAGGCCGAAGCTTTAGCTTTAAATTTAGGATATAAAAAGGTTTCTCAGGAAAAACTGGCAGTAGCTTTAAAAATTAGAAATTATGTTGTAGGTGGTGGTTTTATGTTTGCAATGTGTAGTGCTACAGATAGTTTTGACATTACCTTAGCAGCAGAAGGCTTAGATATAGTAGAGCCAATGTTTGACGGGGATGCTAGCGATGCAGGGTATCAATCTAAGATAGATTTTAATGCAACCTTTGCTTTTACAAATTTTCTTTTAGAGAGAGATCCTATGAAGTACGAGTTCTCATCTATAGATATGACGGAGAAGAGATCTGTATCTGTAGAAACAGATTATTTTACATTGATGGATTTTTCTGCTAAATGGGATCCCATTCCAGCCATGTTGAATCAAAATCATACGGCACTGGTTAAAGGTTTTATGGGACAGACCACAGCCTTTGATCCTGAATTTTTAAAATCTAAGATTTTAGTATTAGGAGAAAATAAAATAAATGGAGAGGCAAGGTATATTCATGGAATCAAAGGAAAAGGATTTTTTACTTTTTATGGGGGTCATGATCCGGAAGATTATCAGCATAGGGTAGGAGATCCTAAAACAGAATTATCACTGCATCCTAATTCACCGGGTTATAGGTTAATTCTAAACAATATTCTCTTTCCAGCAGCTAAGAAGAAAAAAATCAAGACTTAG
- the dnaB gene encoding replicative DNA helicase, with protein MEKATAPKNIKYNSGNVINLERGKIPPQAVDLEEVVLGAMMIDKKGVDEIIDILHSDVFYKTAHKHIYDAIYKLFENTEAIDLLTVSNQLRKEGLLEKVGGEYYLIQLTQKVASSAHIEFHARIILQKYIQRSLIKISSEIIEESYDEATDVFDLLDSAETKLYEVTQGNIKRSTETAHSLVIQAKNRIQEISNKEGLSGVPSGFDKLDKLTSGWQPSDLVIIAARPGMGKTALTLSMARNMAVGHNIPVAFFSLEMSAVQLITRLISSETGLSSEKLRTGNLETHEWEQLNVKVKDLEKAPLFIDDTPSLSIFDLRAKARRLSSQFGIKMVVVDYLQLMTAGSASKGGNREQEISTISRNLKALAKELSIPVIALSQLSRAVETRGGSKRPLLSDLRESGAIEQDADIVSFIYRPEYYKIDEWDDEERSPTAGQGEFIVAKHRNGGLENIRLKFVGHLGKFDNLDDFDSPFEFHSKMNDGEGEDAFRTPGLPSPSADEAFGSSMNNDFNDDDSDVPF; from the coding sequence GTGTCGATGAAATTATCGATATCTTACACTCAGATGTGTTCTATAAAACTGCCCATAAGCATATCTATGATGCTATCTATAAGCTATTTGAAAATACAGAGGCAATAGACTTATTAACAGTATCTAATCAATTAAGAAAAGAAGGTCTGTTAGAAAAGGTTGGTGGAGAATATTATCTTATTCAACTTACTCAAAAAGTAGCGTCCTCAGCCCATATAGAATTTCATGCTCGTATCATTCTTCAGAAATATATTCAAAGAAGTCTAATTAAGATCTCTAGTGAAATAATTGAAGAATCTTATGATGAAGCTACAGATGTATTTGATCTTTTAGATTCAGCAGAAACAAAACTTTATGAAGTTACGCAGGGGAATATAAAGCGTTCTACAGAAACAGCTCATAGCTTGGTTATTCAGGCTAAGAACAGAATTCAGGAGATTTCTAACAAGGAAGGATTAAGTGGAGTTCCTTCTGGATTTGATAAATTAGATAAATTAACTTCAGGATGGCAACCTAGTGATTTAGTAATTATTGCAGCTCGTCCTGGTATGGGTAAAACAGCACTTACTCTCTCTATGGCGAGAAATATGGCTGTTGGTCATAACATACCTGTGGCATTTTTCTCTTTGGAGATGTCTGCCGTACAGCTTATAACCCGTCTTATTTCATCAGAAACAGGATTATCTTCTGAAAAATTAAGAACAGGAAACCTCGAAACTCATGAATGGGAACAATTGAATGTGAAGGTTAAAGATCTTGAAAAAGCTCCATTATTTATAGATGATACTCCATCCTTATCAATTTTTGACCTTAGAGCTAAAGCAAGGCGACTTTCCTCACAGTTTGGGATTAAAATGGTAGTTGTAGATTACCTCCAATTAATGACGGCGGGAAGTGCGAGCAAAGGAGGAAATCGTGAACAGGAAATATCTACTATTTCTCGTAACTTGAAGGCACTAGCAAAAGAATTAAGTATACCTGTGATAGCACTTTCTCAGCTATCGCGTGCTGTAGAAACTAGAGGTGGAAGCAAAAGACCATTATTAAGTGATTTGAGGGAATCTGGTGCAATTGAGCAGGATGCAGATATTGTATCATTTATTTATAGGCCAGAATATTATAAAATAGATGAGTGGGATGATGAAGAGCGCTCTCCTACTGCAGGGCAGGGAGAATTCATTGTCGCTAAACACCGTAATGGTGGTTTAGAAAACATTCGTTTGAAATTTGTTGGACATTTAGGTAAATTCGATAACTTAGATGACTTTGACTCTCCTTTTGAATTTCATTCTAAAATGAACGACGGTGAAGGGGAAGATGCATTTAGAACTCCCGGTTTACCAAGTCCAAGTGCAGATGAAGCTTTTGGAAGCTCAATGAATAATGATTTTAATGATGACGATAGCGACGTACCTTTTTAA